A single window of Pseudoduganella plicata DNA harbors:
- a CDS encoding DNA-3-methyladenine glycosylase I — protein sequence MSSQPTPSAAPARPTRCGWVNPANPRYLAYHDEEWGVPCHDEVRLFEMLNLEGAQAGLSWETILNKRESYRAAFDGWDAVKIAAYGPDKVARLLQDPGIVRNRLKVAAAIANAQAYLRLRDEGQTLDSFLWAYVDGNPLCNRIVAPGDRPARTALSDRLSKDLGKRRFKFVGSTIVYAYMQGIGMVNDHDLACFRQRECARLGA from the coding sequence ATGTCCAGCCAACCCACGCCCTCCGCTGCGCCAGCCCGGCCGACCCGCTGCGGCTGGGTCAATCCCGCCAATCCCCGCTATCTCGCTTACCACGACGAGGAATGGGGCGTGCCTTGCCACGACGAAGTGCGTCTGTTCGAGATGCTCAATCTGGAGGGCGCGCAGGCGGGCCTGTCGTGGGAAACGATCCTGAACAAGCGGGAGAGCTATCGCGCAGCGTTCGACGGCTGGGATGCCGTGAAGATCGCCGCATACGGGCCGGACAAGGTGGCGCGGCTGCTGCAGGATCCCGGCATCGTGCGCAACCGCCTGAAGGTGGCCGCCGCCATCGCCAACGCCCAGGCTTACCTGCGCCTGCGCGACGAGGGCCAGACGCTCGACAGCTTCCTGTGGGCCTATGTCGACGGAAATCCCCTCTGCAATCGCATTGTCGCGCCGGGCGACCGGCCGGCCAGGACGGCGCTGTCCGACCGCCTCTCGAAAGACCTGGGCAAGCGCCGCTTCAAGTTTGTCGGTTCGACCATTGTCTACGCCTACATGCAGGGTATCGGCATGGTCAACGATCACGACCTGGCCTGCTTCCGACAGCGCGAGTGCGCCAGGTTGGGCGCCTGA
- the mnmC gene encoding FAD-dependent 5-carboxymethylaminomethyl-2-thiouridine(34) oxidoreductase MnmC, translating to MAYVVLDTGFGRGERFAAARGEGRGLHYIAVLADLPPAHTIAAADLRAAWPTAVPGLHRIVLDDGRTTLDLLLGDIDTGIGELSARVDEFHVPAPLASPRALGKLAVPDALLAACDGDDGWRRALRAAGFSWPDNDGTPGWLHARYTSRKPQPPRRPAPVRTAIVIGAGVAGSAACERLCARGWDVTLIERHAEPATEASGNRAGIFMPLLSRDDNIPTRLTRAAYLYAMRTWQRLGGLAPDGVPMLGAQCGVLQLARDSQHAVLQREVVAQWRYPDEFVRWLDDNAASALLGAATPHGAWLFGQGGWANPASICRAMLAACGARLRRIFHAEALRLERRDEAWHVVGADGGVIASAAHVIVANGAGAMTLAQTAPLPLYTMRGQVTHLERERFAGPALVVCREAYMTPAVDGIVSVGATYDKDDERALRPASQAENLARAREILGAGRVPADLPLQGRVGLRCMAPDRLPLVGALPDYTAAGQPERLRDVTRHPGLHTLLGYASRGLIWAPLAAELLACQLEDAPLPLEASLATALDPARFLLKERKRHPAAGSVAIPPKP from the coding sequence ATGGCATACGTCGTTCTCGATACGGGCTTCGGCCGCGGCGAGCGCTTTGCCGCCGCGCGCGGCGAGGGGCGCGGCTTGCACTACATCGCCGTGCTGGCCGATCTGCCGCCGGCGCACACTATCGCCGCCGCCGACCTGCGCGCGGCCTGGCCGACCGCCGTCCCGGGCCTGCACCGGATCGTGCTGGACGACGGCCGCACGACGCTCGACCTGCTGCTGGGCGATATCGACACCGGCATCGGTGAACTGAGTGCGCGGGTCGACGAGTTTCATGTGCCCGCGCCACTGGCGTCGCCGCGCGCGCTGGGCAAGCTGGCGGTGCCCGATGCGCTGTTAGCGGCGTGCGATGGCGACGACGGCTGGCGCCGTGCGTTGCGCGCGGCCGGCTTCTCCTGGCCGGACAATGACGGCACGCCCGGCTGGCTGCATGCCCGCTACACGAGCCGCAAGCCGCAGCCGCCGCGCCGCCCCGCGCCGGTGCGCACTGCCATCGTCATCGGCGCCGGCGTAGCGGGCAGCGCCGCATGCGAACGCCTGTGCGCGCGCGGCTGGGACGTGACGTTGATCGAACGCCATGCCGAACCGGCCACGGAGGCATCCGGCAACCGCGCCGGCATCTTCATGCCGCTGCTGTCGCGGGATGACAATATCCCGACCCGGCTGACGCGCGCTGCCTATCTGTATGCCATGCGCACGTGGCAGCGGTTGGGTGGACTGGCCCCGGACGGCGTGCCGATGCTGGGGGCGCAGTGCGGCGTGCTGCAACTGGCGCGCGATAGCCAGCACGCGGTGCTGCAGCGGGAAGTGGTAGCGCAGTGGCGCTATCCGGATGAATTCGTCCGCTGGCTCGACGACAACGCGGCATCGGCGCTGCTGGGGGCGGCCACGCCGCATGGTGCCTGGCTGTTCGGGCAGGGCGGCTGGGCCAATCCGGCGTCGATCTGCCGCGCCATGCTGGCCGCATGCGGCGCAAGACTGCGGCGCATCTTCCACGCCGAAGCCCTTCGGCTGGAGCGCCGCGACGAAGCCTGGCATGTTGTCGGCGCTGACGGCGGCGTCATCGCCAGCGCCGCCCACGTGATCGTCGCCAATGGCGCCGGCGCGATGACGCTGGCGCAAACGGCGCCGCTGCCGCTGTATACGATGCGCGGCCAGGTCACTCACCTGGAACGGGAACGGTTTGCCGGACCGGCGCTGGTGGTCTGCCGCGAGGCCTACATGACGCCGGCGGTGGACGGCATCGTCAGCGTCGGCGCCACTTACGACAAGGACGACGAGCGCGCGCTCAGGCCCGCCAGCCAGGCCGAGAACCTCGCCAGGGCGCGCGAGATCCTGGGCGCGGGCCGCGTCCCGGCCGACTTGCCGCTGCAGGGCCGCGTGGGGCTGCGCTGCATGGCGCCGGACCGCTTGCCACTCGTTGGCGCCTTGCCCGATTACACCGCTGCCGGCCAGCCGGAACGGTTGCGCGACGTGACACGTCATCCCGGCCTGCACACGCTGCTCGGTTACGCGTCGCGGGGCCTGATCTGGGCGCCGCTGGCGGCCGAACTGCTGGCGTGCCAGCTGGAAGACGCGCCGCTGCCGCTGGAGGCAAGCCTGGCGACGGCGCTGGACCCGGCCCGGTTTTTGTTGAAAGAGCGCAAACGGCATCCCGCCGCCGGAAGTGTCGCAATCCCGCCAAAACCTTGA